In the genome of Nonlabens sp. MB-3u-79, one region contains:
- a CDS encoding nucleoside deaminase — protein MIEPFDHEYFMRKALQEAEAAFERNEIPVGAVIVAQNRIIAKGHNLTETLTDVTAHAEMQAITAASSFIGGKYLKECTLYVTLEPCQMCAGALYWSQIGTIVFAASDEQRGYQKMATQLHPKTKVISGILEQPCSDLMKEFFVRKRSLN, from the coding sequence ATGATAGAACCCTTTGACCACGAGTATTTCATGAGAAAGGCTTTACAAGAAGCTGAAGCGGCTTTTGAACGTAATGAAATTCCGGTTGGTGCAGTTATCGTAGCTCAAAACCGCATCATTGCAAAAGGCCATAACCTTACAGAAACCCTTACTGACGTTACTGCTCATGCAGAGATGCAAGCTATTACAGCGGCCTCTAGTTTTATAGGTGGTAAGTATTTAAAAGAGTGCACTCTATACGTCACTTTAGAGCCTTGCCAGATGTGTGCAGGCGCTTTGTATTGGTCACAAATAGGGACCATAGTGTTTGCAGCAAGTGATGAACAGCGCGGTTATCAAAAAATGGCAACACAACTGCATCCTAAAACAAAAGTGATTTCTGGAATTCTTGAACAGCCTTGTTCTGATTTGATGAAGGAGTTCTTTGTTAGAAAACGCAGTTTGAA